From Bicyclus anynana chromosome 18, ilBicAnyn1.1, whole genome shotgun sequence, a single genomic window includes:
- the LOC112043875 gene encoding 40S ribosomal protein S21 has product MQNDAGEFVDLYCPRKCSASNRLIHAKDHASVQLVIADVDPATGRAGDGAKMYVVCGAIRRMGESDDCIVRLTKKDGILAKNY; this is encoded by the exons ATGCAAAACGACGCCGGCGAATTCGTTGACTTGTACTGCCCGAGGAAGTG CTCCGCCAGCAACCGGCTGATCCACGCCAAGGACCACGCGTCGGTGCAGCTGGTGATCGCGGACGTGGACCCCGCCACGGGGCGCGCGGGCGACGGCGCCAAGATGTACGTGGTGTGCGGCGCCATCCGCCGCATGGGCGAGTCCGACGACTGCATCGTGCGCCTCACCAAGAAGGACGGCATACTTGCCAA aaACTACTGA